Proteins encoded within one genomic window of Thiothrix litoralis:
- the narI gene encoding respiratory nitrate reductase subunit gamma, with translation MSYFDSLFFGLYPYVAGAVFLIGSWLRYDQAQYTWRAGSSQMLRKNGMQLASNLFHVGILVIFFGHLVGLLTPHWLYEPFMSPGTKQVLAILVGGIAGAACWYGAFLLFMRRKNDARVRATGSTMDLAVIGILLVQVTLGLLTIIPTLGHLDGSNMLLLAEWAQSIVFFKGGAAEHLATVGFIFKLHIFLGLTIFLLFPFTRLVHIWSVPVQYVSRQYQIVRQRG, from the coding sequence ATGTCATACTTTGATTCACTTTTCTTTGGGCTGTACCCCTATGTGGCGGGTGCGGTGTTTCTGATCGGTAGCTGGTTGCGTTACGACCAAGCGCAATATACGTGGCGGGCAGGTTCCAGCCAGATGTTGCGCAAGAACGGGATGCAACTGGCGAGCAATTTGTTCCATGTGGGCATTTTGGTGATCTTTTTCGGGCATTTGGTCGGCTTGCTGACCCCGCATTGGCTGTATGAACCGTTCATGTCACCGGGTACGAAACAGGTACTGGCGATTCTGGTCGGTGGCATTGCCGGGGCGGCTTGCTGGTATGGTGCATTCTTGCTGTTCATGCGCCGCAAGAATGACGCACGGGTACGTGCTACCGGTTCGACAATGGATCTGGCCGTGATTGGTATCTTGCTGGTGCAAGTTACCTTGGGTCTGTTGACCATCATCCCGACACTGGGGCATCTGGATGGCAGCAATATGTTGCTGTTGGCGGAATGGGCGCAATCCATCGTGTTCTTCAAAGGTGGCGCGGCGGAACATCTGGCGACTGTCGGCTTTATTTTCAAGCTGCATATTTTCCTCGGCCTGACCATCTTCCTGCTGTTCCCGTTCACCCGTCTGGTGCACATCTGGAGCGTGCCGGTGCAATACGTGAGCCGTCAATACCAGATCGTGCGTCAGCGCGGCTAA
- the narJ gene encoding nitrate reductase molybdenum cofactor assembly chaperone, protein MIKSLAVIARLLDYPSAELVEARSALIDVIREETRFPAALRGSLTNFVQQLCTAELMDSQEDYVALFDRGRTLSLLLFEHVHGESRARGQAMVDLLQQYRDAGLELSAKELPDYIPLFLEYLSTREEDEAAQGLGDVHPILALLSARLQERESAYHLLFDALLAMINIQPDMAVLREKAAAEPRDDTAAAMDKVWEEEMVNFVEDKGASCRPTQSTSQTHTLHFREN, encoded by the coding sequence ATGATCAAGAGTCTTGCCGTTATCGCCCGCTTGCTGGATTACCCCAGCGCGGAGCTAGTGGAAGCCCGTAGCGCCCTGATCGACGTGATCCGTGAGGAAACCCGTTTCCCGGCAGCGCTACGCGGTTCGCTGACAAACTTTGTGCAGCAACTGTGTACCGCTGAGTTGATGGATAGTCAGGAAGACTACGTTGCCCTGTTTGACCGGGGACGCACCCTTTCCCTGCTGTTGTTTGAACACGTCCACGGTGAATCACGGGCGCGGGGGCAGGCCATGGTGGATCTGCTCCAGCAATACCGTGATGCGGGGCTGGAGCTGAGCGCCAAGGAATTGCCGGATTACATTCCGCTGTTCCTCGAATACCTGTCGACCCGCGAGGAAGACGAGGCGGCGCAAGGCTTGGGGGATGTTCACCCCATCCTCGCCCTGTTGTCGGCACGTTTGCAGGAACGCGAAAGTGCTTACCACCTGCTGTTTGATGCGCTGTTGGCGATGATCAATATCCAGCCGGATATGGCGGTGTTACGCGAGAAAGCCGCTGCTGAACCGCGTGACGATACTGCCGCTGCGATGGATAAGGTCTGGGAAGAAGAAATGGTCAACTTTGTGGAAGACAAAGGGGCTTCTTGCCGACCTACCCAATCCACCAGCCAAACCCATACGCTGCATTTTCGGGAGAACTGA
- the narH gene encoding nitrate reductase subunit beta, whose protein sequence is MKIRSQVGMVLNLDKCIGCHTCSITCKNVWTSREGMEYAWFNNVETKPGIGYPKEWENQDKWKGGWLRRADGKIEPRIGGRFRVLANIFANPDLPEIDDYYEPFDFDYQHLHNAPDSKHQPVARPRSLISGQRMDKIEWGPNWEEILGTEFSKRRKDKNFDQIQADIYGEFENTFMFTLPRLCEHCLNPACVASCPSGAIYKRDEDGIVLIDQDKCRGWRMCVSGCPYKKIYYNWKSGKSEKCIFCYPRIESGMPTVCSETCVGRIRYLGVLLYDADQIEAAASTPNEKDLYQKQLDVFLDPFDPKVIEQAKQDGIPDNVLKAAQESPVYKLAMDWKLALPLHPEYRTLPMVWYVPPLSPIQSAADAGKIGYDGVLPDVDSLRIPVRYLANLLTAGDEEPVKLALKRLMAMRQYKRAETVEGIHDIRALEQVGLTEAQAKEMYRYLAIANYEDRYVIPTSHRELAREAFPEKGGCGFSFGDGCGNSTGTNETNLFGGRKQTVTMVKKIEFVKQEGQS, encoded by the coding sequence ATGAAAATACGTTCCCAAGTCGGCATGGTGCTGAATTTAGACAAATGCATCGGCTGCCACACCTGTTCCATTACCTGCAAAAACGTGTGGACGTCACGCGAAGGCATGGAATACGCGTGGTTCAACAACGTCGAAACCAAACCCGGTATCGGTTATCCCAAAGAGTGGGAAAATCAGGACAAGTGGAAAGGCGGCTGGTTACGCCGTGCGGATGGCAAGATTGAGCCACGCATTGGCGGGCGTTTCCGGGTACTGGCGAATATCTTCGCCAACCCGGATTTGCCGGAAATTGACGATTATTACGAGCCGTTCGATTTCGATTACCAACACTTGCACAATGCGCCGGATAGCAAACATCAACCGGTCGCCCGCCCGCGCTCGCTGATTTCCGGGCAGCGCATGGACAAGATCGAGTGGGGGCCCAACTGGGAAGAAATCCTCGGCACGGAATTTTCCAAACGCCGTAAGGATAAAAACTTCGACCAGATTCAGGCGGACATTTACGGTGAATTTGAAAACACCTTCATGTTTACCCTGCCGCGTTTGTGTGAGCATTGCTTGAATCCGGCGTGTGTCGCGTCTTGCCCCAGTGGGGCGATTTACAAGCGTGACGAAGACGGCATTGTATTGATCGACCAAGACAAATGCCGAGGCTGGCGCATGTGCGTCAGCGGCTGCCCTTACAAAAAGATTTACTACAACTGGAAGTCTGGTAAATCCGAGAAGTGCATTTTCTGCTACCCACGCATCGAATCCGGGATGCCGACCGTGTGCTCCGAAACCTGTGTCGGGCGTATCCGTTACCTTGGCGTCTTGCTGTATGACGCGGATCAGATTGAAGCCGCCGCCAGCACCCCGAACGAAAAGGATTTGTACCAGAAGCAGTTGGACGTTTTCCTCGACCCATTCGACCCGAAAGTGATTGAACAGGCGAAGCAAGACGGTATCCCCGACAATGTGCTGAAAGCCGCGCAAGAATCCCCGGTCTACAAACTGGCGATGGACTGGAAACTGGCGCTGCCGTTGCACCCGGAATACCGTACCTTGCCCATGGTGTGGTACGTGCCACCGCTTTCCCCAATCCAATCGGCGGCAGATGCAGGCAAGATCGGCTACGACGGCGTATTGCCGGACGTGGACAGCTTGCGGATTCCGGTGCGTTACCTCGCTAACTTGCTGACGGCAGGCGATGAAGAGCCGGTCAAACTGGCACTCAAACGCCTGATGGCGATGCGCCAATACAAGCGTGCGGAAACCGTGGAAGGCATCCACGACATCCGCGCCTTGGAGCAAGTCGGCCTGACGGAAGCGCAAGCCAAGGAAATGTACCGTTACCTCGCCATTGCCAATTACGAAGACCGTTATGTCATCCCCACCAGCCACCGCGAATTGGCGCGTGAAGCCTTCCCGGAAAAGGGCGGTTGCGGTTTCAGCTTCGGTGACGGTTGTGGCAACAGCACTGGCACGAATGAGACCAACCTGTTCGGTGGGCGCAAGCAAACCGTGACTATGGTGAAAAAGATCGAGTTCGTGAAACAGGAGGGTCAATCATGA